Proteins encoded in a region of the Anopheles aquasalis chromosome 2, idAnoAquaMG_Q_19, whole genome shotgun sequence genome:
- the LOC126570346 gene encoding putative protein TPRXL — protein MTVGRITHPTPSAARVATGRISPNGSKISSISSSNAKRLLFGMGPDPAETRRYCEENDRNERQRCIERYSFDPYTCRPLTSAVSSSSSSSSSSSSSSSSSSSMMSSAMNGKSMSSSSSSASPSSLGYHHQHHHHHHHHHNHHHRQQ, from the coding sequence ATGACCGTGGGCCGGATCACACACCCAACACCGTCGGCGGCTCGTGTCGCCACGGGGCGCATCAGCCCGAACGGATCGAAGATCTCGTCGATCAGCTCCTCCAACGCCAAGCGGCTTCTGTTCGGCATGGGACCGGATCCGGCGGAAACGAGGCGTTACTGCGAGGAGAACGATCGCAACGAGCGGCAACGGTGCATCGAACGGTACTCCTTCGATCCCTACACCTGCCGTCCTCTGACTTCCGCcgtatcttcctcctcgtcatcatcgtcatcgtcgtcgtcatcatcatcatcatcctccagcATGATGTCGTCCGCGATGAACGGCAAATCGATGTCATCGAGCAGCTCCTCAGCGTCACCGTCATCCCTTGGataccatcaccagcatcatcaccatcatcatcaccaccataatcatcaccatcgccagcagtaA